The genomic segment ATGGGAAACTAAATATGAATTTTTGAGCAATCATTTAAGGGAGTTATAAAATTTTTTTTGCTGGTGATGTTGTATTCGCTCGTCATTCTCCTTTTCTTTTTCCTTTTGCCACATATTGCTGCATCCCGGATCGCTAGGGGTAAGACAATATTGAGTTTTATCAACTTGAGACTCACTTTTCTCCCAAGATAATTTTGGCGTTACCTCTGGTGACAGTGAATAGTCTTTCTTATCAGTGTTATACATCATATTTGGTGAGGCCGATGCTGCAACACCATGAAGCAGTAAGATAAATGGGGCATATGCATATTTTTTTAAGCATGACATGAACGTTATTCCTTTAAACGTAAATACGTTTGACATCCATATAGAAGTCCAAGTTCCAGCTAAAAGAATAAGTAAAGTAAAAATGCAGAACTGTCGATTGAGCCACCACAACAGGGGAAGACCCTAATATTCCCAAGTCTCGGGGTCTATCCCCATTTCGCGCATCATCTCTTTCGCCACTTCGGGGATTTCGTCGTTTCGCTCTTTACGCAAATCGTGGTCGTCCGGTAGCGGTTGGCCGGTGAACGCATGCAAAAACGCTTCACACAGCAGTTCGCTGTTGGTGGCGTGGCGCAGGTTGTTGACCTGACGCCGGGTTCTTTCGTCGGTCAGAATCTTCAGAACCTTCAGCGGAATGGATACCGTTATCTTTTTGACCTGTTCGCTTTTTTTACCATGTTCAGCATAAGGGCTGACATATTCACCTTTCCATTCCGCCATGGGATACCTTAATGTCTCAACGAATGAATATAAATTGCAGAAAGTTCGCTAATTATGCCGTATATGCGGGAAACGCTCTACTTAATGCCGGCTAAATTTGCTGTTTATCACCATTTCCTATCGTTTCGCACTCGACCCCGCCCTTCGCCTACGTTACAACAGATGAAATGGATTTTAACTGTTCAATTCAGCATAATTTTAGCGGTTATTGTTGCTGTGCTCAATCTATACGCAAAGAAGTTTAGATGTCTAGATGTATTGACGTCTATCTTTGCGTGGTTTACTCTTTCACCTCACTTTTAGCATTTGTCAGGATGCGACACCATGACGCGCAAGCAGGCCACTATCGCAGTTCGCAGCGGGTTGAATAACGACGAGCAATTCGGCTGTGTTGTTCCGCCGATCACCCTCTCGAGTACCTATAATTTTACCGACTTCAACCAGCCGCGCGCCCACGACTACTCCCGCCGCGGTAACCCGACGCGCGATGTGGTGCAGCGGGCGCTAGCGGAGCTGGAGGGCGGTGCGGGCGCGGTAATGACCAGCAGCGGAATGTCGGCCATTCATTTGGTGTGCACGGTCTTTCTCAAACCCGGCGATCTGTTGGTGGCGCCCCATGATTGCTATGGCGGCAGCTATCGGCTGTTTGAAAGTCAAAGCAGGCGCGGCGCCTATCGGGTGCAGTTCGTCGATCAGGCAAACCCGCAGGCGCTGGCCGCCAAGTCGAAGCTGGTATTGATCGAAACGCCCAGTAACCCGCTATTGCGGGTGGTGGATATCGCCGCTATCTGCCGCGATGCGCACCAGGCGGGCGCCTTATGCGTGGTGGATAACACCTTTATGAGTCCGGCGCTACAACAGCCGCTGGCGCTGGGCGCCGATCTGGTTGTGCATTCCTGCACCAAATATCTCAACGGGCATTCCGATGTGGTGGCGGGCGCGGTGATTGCCAACGAGGCGGACGTCGCCACCGAATTGGCCTGGTGGGACAACAATATCGGCGTTACCGGCAGCGCGTTTGACAGCTATCTGCTGTTGCGCGGAATACGTACCCTGACGCCGCGCATACGGCAACAGCAAAGTAATGCCCAAGCTATCGTCGCCTATTTACAGCAACATCCGCAGGTGAAAAAGTTGTATTATCCCGGCCTGCCGGAGAATCCCGGCCACGCCATCGCCTGCCGCCAGCAAAGCGGCTTTGGCGCGATGCTCAGTTTTGAACTGGACGGCGACGAAACCACGCTGCGCCGGTTTTTGGCCGCGCTGGAGCTGTTTACCCTGGCCGAATCGCTGGGGGGCGTGGAGAGCCTTATCTCCCACGCCGCGACCATGACGCATGCGGGAATGGCCGCCGAGGCGCGCGTGCGCGCCGGTATTGGCGAAACGCTGCTGCGGGTGTCGGTCGGGATCGAAGAGAGCGAAGATTTAATTGCCGATCTGGAACAGGCTTTCCAGGCGGCGCTACAGAGATAAGCATGAGTCCACTAGTAAGCGCGGACAGCCCGATTGGCCGTCAATTGCATAAATTTGGCGGCAGTAGCCTCGCTGACGTGAAATGCTACCAGCGGGTGGCAGGGATTATGGCCGAATACAGCCAGCCTGGCGATCTGATGGTGGTTTCCGCGGCGGGCAGCACCACCAACCAGCTGATAAGCTGGTTGACGCTGAGCCAAAGCGATCGCCTGTCCGCCCATCAGGTGCAGCAGAATTTGCGACGCTAGACGCTATCAAAGCGAGCTTATCAACGGTTTGCTGCCCCCCCACGGATGCCGAAGGGTTGCTTGTCGCGACCTGGAGCGGTTGGCGGCACTGCTTGAGGCCCTATCACCGACGCGGTTTACGCCGAGGTGGTTGGGCACGGTGAAATCTGGTCGGCGCTGCTCAGCCAGCTTGACATGGAGGCGCAGTGGCTGGACGCACGCGATTTTCTCCGTGCCGAACGCGCCGCCCAGCCCCAGGTAGATGAAGGGCGTTCCTGGCCGCTGTTGCAGCAGTTGCTGACCCAGCATCCCACCAAACGGCTGGTGGTGACGGGCTTTATCTGCCGCAACCAGGCGGGTGAAACGGTGTTGTTGGGCCGTAACGGCAGCGATTACTCCGCCACCCAAATTGGCGCGCTGGCCAGTGTCGCCCGCGTCACTATCTGGAGCGATGTGTGGCCGGCGTTTACAGCGCCGATCCGCGCAAGGTAAAGGATGCCTGCCTACTGCCGCTGCTGCGCTTGGATGAGGCCAGCGAGCTGGCGCGTCTCGCGGCGCCGGTTCTGCACGCCCGCACCCTGCAGCCGGTATCGGCTAGCGATATCGATTTACTGCTGCGCTGTAGCTATCAGCCGGAGCAAGTCTCCACGCGCATTGAGCGGGTATTGGCCTCCGGTACCGGCGCGAAAATCGTCACCAGTCATGATGACGTCTGCCCGATTGAACTCACCATCCCGCCGCAGCACGACTTCGCGCTGGCCCATAAAGAGATGGAGCTGGTACTAAAACGCGCCCAGATCAAACCGCTGGCGGTAGGGGTGCACCGCGACCGGCGTTTGCTGCAGCTGTGCTACACCTCTGAGGTCGCCGGTAGCGCGCTGCATAGCCTTGAACAGGCCGGTTTGCCGGCGCATTTACAACTGCGCGAAGGGGTGGCGCTGGTGGGCGCCGGCGTGGCGAAAAATCCGCTGCACAGCCACCGTTTCTATCAGCAGCTGAAGTATCAACCTATCGAATTCTTTTGGCAGGCCGAGGACGGCATCAGTCTGGTGGCGGTACTGCGCGTCGGGCCTACCGAGCATGTTATACAGGGGCTGCACACCTCGCTGTTTCGCGCCGAAAAACGTATCGGCCTGATGCTGTTCGGCAAAGGCAATATTGGCTCCCGCTGGCTGGAGCTTTTTGCCCGCGAGCAAAAAAACCTGTCGGCGCGCACCGGCTTTGAATTCATTCTTAGCGGCGTGGTAGACAGTCAGCGCAGCCTGCTTAGCTACGACGGGTTGGATGCCAGCCGGGCGCTGGCCTTTTTCAACGACGAGGCGACGTTTACGGAGCCGGAAGATCTATTTTTGTGGATGCGCGCCCACCCGTATGACGATCTGGTCGTGCTGGATGTGACCGCCAGCGAAGCCGTTGCTGATCAGTATCTGGATTTCGCCAGCTACGGCTTCCACGTCATCAGCGCCAACAAATTGGCGGGCGCGTCGGGCGGCGACAACTATCGTCAGGTGCGCGACGCCTTCGCCAAAACCGGTCGCCACTGGCTTTACAACGCGACAGTGGGCGCCGACCTGCCGGTGAACCATACGGTGCGGGATTTACTGGACAGCGGCGACAGCATCCTCTCCATCAGCGGTATCTTCTCCGGCACCCTGTCCTGGCTGTTTTTGCAGTTTGACGGCAGCGGGCCCTTTACCGAACTGGTGGAGCAAGCCTGGCAGCAGGGACTGACGGAGCCGGATCCGCGCGTCGATCTTTCCGGTCAGGACGTCATGCGTAAACTGGTGATTTTGGCCCGCGAGGCGGGGTATGCTATCAAGCCTGATCAGGTGCGGGTCGAATCGCTGGTGGCCGCCCGGTCACGAAGCGGGGTCGGTAGATCACTTTCTTTGAAGAGGGCGGCGAGGCGCTTAACGAACACATGCTGCAGCGGCTGGAAGCGGCGAAGGAAATGGGGCTGGTGCTGCGCTATATTGCATTGCGCGCTTCGAGGCTAACGGCAAGGCGCGGGTCGGCGTGGAGGCGGTGCGGCGGGAACACCCGATGGCCTCATTGCTGCCTTGCGACAATGTTTTCGCTATCGAGAGCCGCTGGTACCGTGATAACCCGCTGGTTATCCGCGGGCCCGGCGCCGGGCGGGATGTGACGGCCGGGGCTATTCAGTCGGATCTAAACCGCCTGGCGCAATTGCTCTAAGCGCGCAGCGGCGGGCCGTCCGAGGCAGCGGAACGCAACGAGAAACGGCGGGCGTGGCCGGCGCTGTACGTCGTTCATACCCTTCAGATAGGGATGTTCGGGTGCAGCCTAAACGGCGCGCCAGTGCAGCAGGAGATGTGCGGGGCTAGCGGTTCTCGCGGCAATCGGGGGCCGCTAGCGCATCTGGCTTGTTACATTACCGCCGTAATGCCCTGTGGTGCGTTATACCCCGACCGCTCCGTCGCTTTGACCCCAGATGTGAGTCGTGCGTTTTACACCCTATCCCCAAGTCGTCTCGACGGCAAAGCCACCCATCGTCATGCCGTGCGCACTCTCGCCAAGAACCCACAATGTGGTATCGCGCATTTTCCATGGTTGCCGCTGCCTAGGGTGCCGCCGCTCAGGCCCGTTTGCACCGTGCCGCGCTTGCGCCCGTTTCCTCCTTGCGCCCCATCGCTGTAATCGATTCACCCCCGCCGCGGGCAAATTGAAATTAATTCACGCGCCTTGAATATTACTCGCCTCCTGCAACAATGAATTGATTGACGAACATCGCGAATTCAGTCATTTTCTATTTAGACGTCTAAACGTATAGACGCTTATCTGTGGCGGGCTTTTCGCCCCCCCTACATTGTGTCATGAGGTATAAGTATGAGCTTCTTTCACGCCAATCAGCGGGAAGCGTTGAATCAGAATCTGGCTGAACTGCAGGGTCAGATAAACGTCTCTTTTGAGTTTTTTCCGCCCCGCACCAGCGAGATGGAACAGACCCTCTGGCAATCTATCGACCGGCTGAGCGAATTGAAACCGACTTTTGTCTCGGTGACGTACGGTGCGAACTCCGGTGAACGCGAGCGTACCCACAGCATTATCAAAGATATTAAGGAGCGCACCGGTTTGGATGCCGCGCCGCATTTGACCTGTATCGACGCCTCGCCGCACGAGCTGCAGGCGATTGCACAGGACTACTGGCGCAGCGGGATCCGCCATATTGTGGCGTTACGGGGCGATTTGCTGCCCGGCAGCGGCGACCGGCGATGTACGGCGCTGATTTAGTCGCGCTGCTCAAAAAGGTGGGCGATTTCGATATTTCCGTGGCGGCTTATCCGGAGGTGCATCCAGAAGCTAAAAGCGCCCAGTCGGATCTCAGCAATCTAAAAAAGAAAGTGGATGCGGGCGCCAGTCGGGCAATCACCCAGTTCTTTTTCGATGTGGAAAGTTATCTGCGTTTTCGCGATCGTTGTGTGGCCGCCGGGATTGATACGGAAATTGTGCCGTGCATTCTGCCGGTTTCCAATTTTCGCCAGCTGCAACGCTTCGCTTCCCTAACGAATGTGAAAGTGCCCAATTGGTTGACCGCCATGTTCGACGGGCTGGATCACGATCTGGAAACGCGCAAGATGGTGGGGGCCTCCATCGCCATGGACATGGTAAAAATTCTCAGCCGGGAAGGGGTGAAGGATTTTCATTTTTACACCCTGAACCGCGCCGAGCTCACCTATGCCATCTGCCATACGCTGGGGGTGCGCCCGGAGATCAAGGCTGCCCCTGCGGCCAATCGGGCCGCAGGTTAGTTACGGGGCCGGCCAGGCGTTTATGACATTCGCGGGAGGTAAAGCCCGCTACGACGCTAAAGGACGGCACTTCATCCTGACGCCCACCGCGCGCCTTCCTGCGACGGCGGCGGCACCTCC from the Candidatus Sodalis pierantonius str. SOPE genome contains:
- the metJ gene encoding met regulon transcriptional regulator MetJ translates to MAEWKGEYVSPYAEHGKKSEQVKKITVSIPLKVLKILTDERTRRQVNNLRHATNSELLCEAFLHAFTGQPLPDDHDLRKERNDEIPEVAKEMMREMGIDPETWEY
- the metB gene encoding cystathionine gamma-synthase, which codes for MTRKQATIAVRSGLNNDEQFGCVVPPITLSSTYNFTDFNQPRAHDYSRRGNPTRDVVQRALAELEGGAGAVMTSSGMSAIHLVCTVFLKPGDLLVAPHDCYGGSYRLFESQSRRGAYRVQFVDQANPQALAAKSKLVLIETPSNPLLRVVDIAAICRDAHQAGALCVVDNTFMSPALQQPLALGADLVVHSCTKYLNGHSDVVAGAVIANEADVATELAWWDNNIGVTGSAFDSYLLLRGIRTLTPRIRQQQSNAQAIVAYLQQHPQVKKLYYPGLPENPGHAIACRQQSGFGAMLSFELDGDETTLRRFLAALELFTLAESLGGVESLISHAATMTHAGMAAEARVRAGIGETLLRVSVGIEESEDLIADLEQAFQAALQR